DNA sequence from the Coregonus clupeaformis isolate EN_2021a chromosome 30, ASM2061545v1, whole genome shotgun sequence genome:
cgcaacatgtagtgtgggtcccatgtttcatgagctgaaataaaagatcccattcatgtttcagcatgataattcacggccccatgtcgcaaggatctgtacacaatttctgaaaactgaaaatgtcccagttcttcattggcttgcatactcaccagacatgtcccccattgagcatgtttgggatgctctggatcaacgtgtacgacagtgtgttccagttccctccaatattgagcaactttgcacagccattgaagaggagtgggacaacattccacaggccacaatcaacaacctgatccactctatgcgaaggagatgtgtcacgctgcatgaggcaaatggtggtcacaccagataatgactggttttctgatccaagcccatacctttttttaaaggtatctgtgaccaacagatgcataggctatctgtattcccagtcatgtgaaatccatagatttgggcctaatttatttatttcaattgactgatttccttatatgaactgtaagacagtaaaatctttgaaattgttgcatgttatgtttatatttttgttcagttctAATTACATAATTAGGCTATGATAACTGTTACATAGTTACAATGTGTGTCATATTTATTTCCTTCAATGAAGACGTGTATGTATTTCCCTGAATGCTGTGTATGTTGTTGTATATCATCATTTTTGCTCATTACTTTCAGCCTGTGACTCAGTTACCCTTCTTTCATAAATAAACCTAATTTTGCTTATGAATTGCAGACTCGTCTTCAAGGATGACTGTTTTTCTTCTATAGTCCAAACATTGATCCACTGAGATCCTATCAGTCCTATCATCATGACGAAAAGTGTGACTGTCACCTATGCCTTATGGGCAATTGGTGGACCGTTGGGCCTTCATCACCTGTACTTAGGAAGAGACAGCCATGCCCTGCTATGGATGCTCACCCTTGGGGGCTTTGGAGTGGGCTGGGCCAGAGAGTTCTTTCGTATCCCTGCATACGTGGGAGAAGCCAACCGGGAGACAGAAGGAGGGTTAAGAGATAGGAGAAGGCACCCTGTAGCCAGACCTCCACCTGTGAGCGTTGCCAGATTTGCTGGTCAGATTTCCGTAGGGATCTATTTCGGAACGGTGGCACTGATCGGCCTGAACTCACTGAGTTTCTTCTACCTGATTGTACTGCCGCTGTGTGTGGGCGCCGGGGTCCACCTGGTTTCCAGTGTGGGAGAGCAGACAACTGACCTACACAAGACCCTCATAGCCTGTGTCATCACCTCCCCTATCTTCTATGGCAGCACCATCTCCCCTCTGCCCATCAGTATCGCTGCCAGCGTCACAGCGTCACAGCACCGCAGGTTCAAAACCCATCCACCTTCTGGGAGTCAACAAGAACTGGGTATGTAGACCATGGCCCATGAGTTTACATCTCCAACCAACCATGTTCCACTATTACAATAGGCCAAAGTCCATCCAAACCTGCCTATAAAGGCCTTTTACAGCACGTACTATCTATAAAGTACTATTGATGTTGTTGGCCCCGGAGGCCGTTACTATAGAAGACATGCAGATACTATTGCTGCGGCTATATCTATAGAGTAGTACAATATATTGTCCTTCCTATGTTCTCAGTCATAAAAAAACACTATTTTCTCTTGGTGACTAACGCTGGATAAACAATTCTCATCCTTGTTACTAATAAGTGTATCCATATGTGTCTCTTTCTGTTGTCTGTAGGTCCTCGTCTGTACCGTTTGGCCCTAGTCTGGCTGGCATTCTCAGCTCCACTGGGGTACAGTATCTTCCACAACACCACAGCCACACTCTACTACCTGTCTGACTGTGTGGCAGCCCTGCTGGAGATGTTCTGGTTCTTTCCCTGGCTCCGCTCGGTGGTGGAGTATTTCCTGCTGCTACCCTACAGGTACAACCATAACCACAACTGActagaaacaaacaaacaaacaaacaaacaaacaaatataaGTTTAAGAAGTTGCTGAATGAATCTTTTTAGGGATAGGATTTTGTTCTTGTGCATGCGTTTGAGTATGAACCCAGGAAGGTTAGTcctgaggctggtgggaggagctataggaggactgactcattgtaatggctggaatggaatatatAGAATGGAGtcaaatgtggtttccatatgtttgatctgTTTGATACCTTtctattaattccattccagccattacaatgattaTGTCCTCCTATGGCTCCTCCCACCAACCTCCTCTGGTCCGATGTATAATGAGGATCTTTCAAACCTAAACTGAACTAAACTAAAACCTATAGGATACTGGGTGCTTTCACGGGCTGGGGCCCCTCGGAAGAGAGCTGGAGGAAAGTTTTGGAGATATTGCTCACAGAGCGcagtcagagggagagagaggcactgCACGTGAGTATGACTGTGTAACATTGAAACATTGAGCTATAGCAGAGTGGTATATACCATTGATGCTGCTGCTCCTGGGGTAGTTACTATAGTGAGATACAATTGATGTGGCTGCCTTTGGTGCAGTTACAATAGCATACATGCAGTCACATACTATTGATGCTGCTGGTTGGCTAAATGTTCTATATCTCAATGAGCATGCCCTTCTGTGCCTGCCTCATACTGTATATGTCTGTGTTGTGTTTCAGATGTTGTCAGTGAATAAGGATGCTTCTATGGAGGAGATAACACGTAGCTACAGAGAGCTGGTGAAGGTGTGGCACCCGGACCACAACCCTGGCAGCAAGATGGAAGAGGCACAGAAGATGTTTATACAGATCCAGGAAGCCTATGAGACTCTGCTCAGAAGACAGAAGCCTGATCATCGAAATAAGTGATTTCCCTCCTAGACCCCTGTCAACTCAAATGCCAATGAAGTGGCACAGACTTGGTCGTCCTCTCAGAGGATCAATTGTCATAATGTATTTTATCAAAGTCAAGAAGGTATACTTTCTAGATGCAGATTACATTTTGTAGTAGCCAGGTTGCTCTCTTTTTTTATTGATATGTATTTTATTCGATTTTCTCACACAAGCATGTCACACAGTTTCTTATAACAGGATTACAGCAGCATAGCAATGTTGTAAACAATTTCATGTTGTTCGACAGCTGTACATTGGGGTTGATGTTAAAACATATATTCTGTATCCAACCTGTTGATAATAGTGACTCCAATATTTAGGTTGCTCTcttataataatacaaataaattgCTGCCATCTTGTGGTGAATTGTAGAACGCCAACTATAATGATTGTCAATTAATATAATTGAAAAATGCTATCTAGACCAGTACCCATACATCACACCTTTCTGAtttaaaatatatactttttgATGCCTCAATAAATCTGCTGTTTTCCACATTTTTAATTATCCTGTGCATCGATGTTTTCGGCAATCACTGGCTGCTGATCAGGTTATGGTCGTCTTCTCTAGACGTTGCAtgtatcaaccaatggttgcgtgctaCGTCATCGACTGTGCCGCCGGGCACCAAATTGCTATAACATTTGATGTGGTTAGCTTATAGGTAaaacctatccaggcgttgtaagaccTGGTTTGCGTCATcaacgcctgggcagaggaacgcGCCCACATTGTATGCTATTCGGCCTGTATGCCAGCGGTCAGTGCTATCGGTGCTCCTtaggacgtccctaccctaaacctaacctaaccttaaccattttaaatgtcaacttcaatgggttGTGGAGGTCCCAAGGATCCCGGGTTGCACGGTCCCAACATGGGCCCGGAAGTTGTCAGGTAAAAGACAGACCCGGAGATGCTGCCGTCGCCAGAGACAACAAACAGATATTCTGACATTAAAAAACTACAACAATAGTCGTTCGCCAGGTAAGGAAGAGGGTGACGCACTTGTTAACAACAGCGTTTAGTCAAAGAAAGTAAAATGTTGGCAAGGATGTGTTTCGGGCTAGTTTAGGTAGGCTGGACAATAGAACGAATAAAATTTCACTGAAAAACGGCCAAAGAGCGTTGGTTGAGCTGGAACACTAGCGCGAGGCCAAAGCAAATGAATTGAAACGAACCTTCCCTTAGCCTCTTTTGAATGGAATGATCCTTAGAATTCAATTTTCCATAAATGGCACCAAAAAATGTATACCTTTTCATTTTACTACTACAATCTGTTCTTAGGACGAAACTGAAAAATAACAACTCGTGTAGAAAGTAAACATCGGCACCTCAATGGTGCCAAGTGTGCCTATGTCTGCATAATGAGGAAGTTGGAAAATAATGGCAACTTCTGACTATTTCTGGTTAGCGATCGATGACAGTGGAGTACGCTGCCCAGCCTTACATAATTAGAAAGAGGAGATTATCCTGATTAAAATGATGTCCTACttgaaaaaatcaaaatatacacaTTGCGAGATATTTGGCGAAATAGACATATGTCTGTGTAGTATTTTCCCATAGGGAAACAATGGGGCAGCCTCAGAATTCCAACAATAATGTATACTTTTTTACATTTGAAATGCTAGCTTTTGATGACAACGGAGTACGCTGCCAAGCCTTACATAATTAGAAAGAGGAGATTATCCTGATTAAAATGGTGTCTGACTTGAAAAAATCAAAATACACATTGCGAGTTATTTAGTGAAATAAACAGACATATCTATATTTCCCCTATAGGAAACAATGGGACGACCTCAGAGTCCCAAgagtatttttgtttgtttgacgTTTTAACTACCAGCAATTGGTAACAGCATTATAAGCTGTCCAAATTTACATAATTATAAATAATAGGTTATCCTGATTGAAAATGGTGTAGAACTTCAAACCaataaaatacatacattttGAGATATTTGGCGAAATAGACAGACATGTCCCTATTTTCCCAAAACAATGGCAGTCTGAAAGTTTATTTAACCAGCTTACCATTTATCTGCTGCTATTTGCCTTTTTTGTGTTAGAAATGTTGTGGTTTGAACTAGGCCTCTATGTGAAAGTGTGGCAATAACTTATTAACTTCTCATTATTCACAGATTTACTTCTCTGATGACATGACAGGCAGCACACCTGAATCTCAGcgaaggctcttttaagagctaccagatttatttaaaaaaagcaaatgttctgtgtccagtgtctgtgtttatATGTTAAGGGGGTGTTACTTTGGCATATAATGTTACCCATGTAAAGAACGTGTTCttaaaataatttttattttatggttgtaagtgatAAAATGAACTAGCAAATATTGTATATTTAAccattctgagtaattactacttcaGTAAGGATATACACTTTATTCAGTGACCTTATGTATAGAAACTTTGATGGTATGATCAGATTGTTAAAGAAATTGAATGAACTGCAATTAGTAAAtcattccaatagatggcagcataagaccacaaatGAAATTTCAGAAGCTCCGTTTTCTACCTGGATACAccactcccccccacccccatccctttCCTTCACAGGAAAACTCCCGCGCGCTTTTTCTGTCCGTTTCCACACTGCTAATGCAAGAGGAAAGACTGAAAAAGCTtgtaacagattactgtgaagtaatataatgatgagtcatgtttattattacctgtttttatactcatgttttgaaattatacttcattattataacgattatcaataagcctgaacattaattcagtcacctctggtcgacaaaaacttattttcctagtacactcattgtcaaattcatcaaccagcatcgagcCGCTCTGCCTTCTCGCACAAGTAGCCAACTCTACAAGGGCCGCCAAAAGCTCGTACTGTCAGCGGCAGCGATCACGCTGTCTTCTCGCGCAAGCGAAGGGCATGTTAAGGTAAATTTGTTAACTGCGAGGGTTACGTGATGTAATTTATTCGCGGCCTGTTGAAGATGCAATCTTTTGTGTTTTCTGTTACTGTTATAAGAGATATTAAGATGGTTATATGATGCAAGTATACGAGATTTGCGCATCTGACTGGTGATTATTTAGCCGGGGTTCAATACCTACTatggttatttattttttgctctcccaaaagcaacacaggcctaatacgagatatatacagtggggaaaaaagtatttagtcagccaccaattgtgcaagttctcccacttaaaaagatgagagaggcctgtaattttcatcataggtacacgtcaactatgacagacaaaatgagaaaaaaaaaaacagaaaatcacattgtaggattttttatgaatttatttgcaaattatggtggaaaataagtatttggtcaataacaaaagtttctcaatacttttatataccctttgttggcaatgacacaggtcaaacgttttctgtaagtcttcacaaggttttcacacactgttgctggtattttggcccattcctccatgcagatctcctctagagcagtgatgttttggggctgttgctgggcaacacagactttcaactcccctccaaagattttctatggggttgagatctggagactggctaggccactccaggaccttgaaatgcttcttacgaagccactccttcgttgcccgggcggtgtgtttgggatcattgtcatgctgaaagacccagccacgtttcatcttcaatgcccttgctgatggaaggaggttttcactcaaaatctcacgatacatggccccattcattctttcctttacacggatcagtcgtcctggtccctttgcagaaaaacagcccctaagcatgatgtttccacccccatgcttcacagtaggtatggtgttctttggatgcaactcagcattctttgtcctccaaacacgacgagttgagtttttaccaaaaacttatattttggttacatctgaccatatgacattctcccaatcctcttctggatcatccaaatgcactctagcaaacttcagacgggcctcgacatgtactggcttaagcagggggacacgtctggcactgcaggatttgagtccctggcggcgtagtgtgttactgatggtaggctttgttactttggtcccagctctctgcaggtcattcactaggtccccccgtgtggttctgggatttttgctcaccgttcttgtgatcattttgaccccacggggtgagatcttgcgtggagccccagatcgagggagattatcagtggtcttgtatgtcttccatttcctaataattgctcccacagttgatttcttcaaaccaagctgcttacctattgcagattcagtcttcccagcctggtgcaggtctacaattttgtttctgttgtcctttgacagctctttggtcttggccatagtggagtttggagtgtgactgtttgaggttgtggacaggtgtcttttatactgataacaagttcaaacaggtgccattaatacaggtaacgagtggaggacagaggagcctcttaaagaagaagttacaggtctgtgagagccagaaatcttgcttgtttgtaggtgaccaaatacttattttccaccataatttgcaaataaattca
Encoded proteins:
- the dnajc22 gene encoding dnaJ homolog subfamily C member 22 codes for the protein MTKSVTVTYALWAIGGPLGLHHLYLGRDSHALLWMLTLGGFGVGWAREFFRIPAYVGEANRETEGGLRDRRRHPVARPPPVSVARFAGQISVGIYFGTVALIGLNSLSFFYLIVLPLCVGAGVHLVSSVGEQTTDLHKTLIACVITSPIFYGSTISPLPISIAASVTASQHRRFKTHPPSGSQQELGPRLYRLALVWLAFSAPLGYSIFHNTTATLYYLSDCVAALLEMFWFFPWLRSVVEYFLLLPYRILGAFTGWGPSEESWRKVLEILLTERSQREREALHMLSVNKDASMEEITRSYRELVKVWHPDHNPGSKMEEAQKMFIQIQEAYETLLRRQKPDHRNK